In a single window of the Osmia bicornis bicornis chromosome 7, iOsmBic2.1, whole genome shotgun sequence genome:
- the LOC114875385 gene encoding multiple coagulation factor deficiency protein 2 homolog, which translates to MNWTFWVFIIGSFSCKYVNAQVQRVPPGVSPQHYQQPVQQVHHQMPQQVPQQQYQQVPAQVPMHQVPVQQQQQQQQHQQQHQQQQQQQQHMQPPQVPVQSGHHHDHSQPILNAANIVNEKAHIAEHMEVPMDTSKMTEQELQFHYFKMHDADNNNKLDGCELIKSLIHWHEQGNKEVREKLFKDEELVTLIDPILSMDDTNNDGYIDYPEFIQAQQYAAATGRQ; encoded by the exons atgaattgGACTTTCTGGGTATTTATAATTGGATCATTTAgttgtaaatatgtaaatgcTCAGGTACAAAGAGTTCCGCCTGGTGTATCACCTCAACATTATCAACAA CCTGTTCAACAAGTACATCATCAAATGCCACAACAAGTTCCACAACAACAG tatcAACAAGTACCAGCACAAGTACCTATGCATCAAGTCCCAGttcaacaacaacaacaacaacaacaacatcAGCAGCAGCaccagcaacaacagcagcagcaacaacataTGCAACCTCCTCAAGTACCAGTTCAATCAGGACATCATCATGATCATTCTCAACCTATACTTAATGCTGCCAATATAGTTAATGAAAAAGC TCATATTGCTGAACATATGGAAGTTCCAATGGATACTAGTAAAATGACAGAGCAAGAAttacagtttcattatttcaagATGCACGATGCAgacaataataataagttaGATGGTTGTGAACTTATAAAATCCTTGATTCATTGGCATG AACAAGGTAACAAAGAAGTACGCGAGAAATTATTCAAAGACGAAGAGTTGGTTACTTTAATAGATCCAATTCTTTCTATGGATGATACTAATAATGACGGGTACATTGATTACCCCGAATTTATACAGGCACAGCAATATGCAGCAGCTACTGGCAGACAGtag